The Pichia kudriavzevii chromosome 3, complete sequence nucleotide sequence TTcctattttttcaatttcgaCACAGGGGAAGGCCGACGTTTTAACAAAAATGGAGTGCCGTTAATACAGAATCtccttgtttgtttgtttgtttgtttgttttactAATGCTTGCTAATTTTGAATGGATCTATATCTAGTTTTTCCTGTCTCCGTGTTTCCAGTAATTGGCGATTAAATCtgatttttgaaaaaagtcATTGATAAACCCATCTGAGACgtcttcaatatcaaaggCACTAACTTCGTTAAAAGAAGCAGTATATCTCGTATCAGCTATAACTTTCAGGCATCAGACTCATGCCCTGGTGTAGTAAGGAAAATCTGTCTGTAGTAGTTAATATATTTTTACAACACTATGAAgtcatcaaaaaaaatctacTATTAATAAAGCTGTTGTTTCTCGCTTTGTGGTTTATCAATGCTTACATAAAACCTTCAAGTTTCTCCGATGTACgattcttgttttctctgGAAAACAGCAGCCAGCACCTAGGAGAAGTTACACAGATTAGTATGGACGTGTATTTCAATGACCAGTCGCATACAATGGTAATTGTTTCCAACAATTATGCTTTGGTGCTTATTGACAACATGAACTTTGAGAACTATCCagcaatttcttcaagcaGCCAAAGCAGCAGTAATATTCCCAAATGTATCATCGAATTTATTCCGAAGGAGGCAGTTCCTTTACAAAGCTTTCGAAAAATCCAAAGTGGGGTGCATGGCTGTCTAGGATTAGTTTGTCTGAAAAATGTGATGTACGTTGGGTTTATTAGCGGTAGACGAAAACTTGGACCTATTATTCCGGACGTTTACGTCAATCAATTGATCAGTACCGTTTTCATAAACTTTCAAGGCGaagtttcttctttatataGCCAAAGTGCACATGGCCAGCTAACCTTATATCAAAGTGATGAAGGTTATGAGAATACAGAAGCTTCGCCGTTGACTAGTAGAATCACTTCAATCATGAAACTACTTCAAACAGGTACTTTTTACTATTCAAATGATACTGACTTGGCTGTAAAGGCACAGGATTGGGGAATTGTCAACAAGAAAGGTTACACGTATACAACCATAAACAATTTAATTGATGATTATGCGGGGAGGTTTGTGTGGAACAGCAATTTGATAAACGAATTATCTATATTTAGAAGACGACTCTCTAACGAGGAGCAGATTGCTTTTGACGAGGGAAGGTTTTGCACGACATTGATTCGGGGATATGTGGATCGGCaaaattttggagaaaacGGTGACAAGTGGATGACAATAATATCGAGACAGGACTCTAGAAAAGAAGGGCACATATTCGGTCCGTCATGTATGGATGATGATGGGAACGTTTCCAATTTTGCAGAAACAGAAGTGATGGTATACACAGGAGAATATCTTGTGAGTTTTATAATACTTAAAGGTAATGTTCCCTTGTTTTGGAAATTAGATAGCCATTTGATATCTACTAAAATTGAATTCCCAAGATCTTTAGATGGCACGAAACATGCATTCAACCGATTTTTTGAAACTCTGTGCTTGGAGTATAATATGATATATGTATTAGATGCGTTGAGCACAAAGGGAAGCCAGCCTGAGTTGAGTAGTCGATTTATGTCTGCGATTACTGAATTACAACATGAGCGTAAAGATCTCTTGGTGACCTACAAGAAGTTGGAGCATATAGGATCATTAAGCAGTCGTTTGAAAGGAAAGAATGAATACCTCGGTCTACTATTGCAGGATACTCATATACACGAAGCACTGGATGACTATTCGGCTTTCAGGTTTTCACTTTTAGATTGGAATGTTACTGACACACAATCGGGTGTGTTTCTTATCAGCACACTAGACTCTAATGAACGTTCTAATGTAATTGAATGTAAAATCAGTGAAATGATTCTAGAAAAAATGTTCGGTTCAGGTTTCAATGCAGAAATACTACTGAAACACAATGCATTATGGGAAGCCAATGGTAATGCATTGCGAAAACTATCAGATTCTTATAACAATTCTATCAAgaccaaaaataaaactggTGGAATCATGGGCAAAATGGCAGAACAAGGTCTCAAATACGCTGGTCATGGCAAGAAATACGTTTCAAATGCAGGAAACTCACATTTGAGTTCAAGCAGCGGTAATAAAATGGGCAAGCAGGATCAATTTGATAAGTTATTAGGTAggaaaagcaaagaaataCAAGTTGAGCTAATAGACCCTATCCACGATTACGTCCTGCATGGATTGGCTGAACGAAGGAAGGAATTCACCTCGTTTAAAGATTTACGAATCTATGCTCTTACATATAATATAAACGGGGTGCTCTATAATGGTGACCTCACCGATCTGGTATTTCCAGAGAAAGAAACATATGATGAGTACGATTTGATTGCCATTGCTTTGGAAGAAGTAATTGAGCTATCACCTAAGAAAACACTAACCATTGACATGAGAACCCGGACATTTTGGGAGAAAAGATTCAAGGAAACATTGAATTCTcaaaaaaatggtaaagATTATACACTACTCAGGGGTGAGCAATTAGGTGGTGTGCTTCTGTTAATATATGCGAGTACCAGCACTATAGATAACATTAAAAATGTCGAAACCAGTGTTAAAAAAACAGGCTTTAAAGGAATTAGTGCCAATAAAGGTGGTGTTGCCATTACATTTACGTTTTCCACACACTCAAGACTTTGCTTTGTAGCTTCACACTTGGCTGCAGGGCAAAGCAATAGTAAAGAAAGGCACCATGATTACAAAACCCTTGCAAATGGACTAACTTTTAAAAAATGCAGGAGCATTCGGGATGCAGATATATTGATTTGGATGGGCGATCTAAATTACCGAGTCAGTTTACCAAATAGCACAGTAAGAAAGCTATTGGGTTACCAGGCACCATCTTTCCCGATGAAGAACAGAAGTAGTGAAAGTATTTCTAGCTATGAATCGTACTATTCAAGTTTggaggaagaggaggacgataaagaggaagaagatgagAGCTTCATAGGAGATATAACTGCAGGTCTTCTGGGCCATGATAAGTTGGTCCAGAgtgaagaaacaaaaatggaagCTGAAAATGAAGCTAGATTAAAAgatgaaatatttgaacGTGAGAGAGACGCAAATATGATTAACAAGgaacttgaaaacaatTCGAGTTCAGGCTGCCATATCATTGTTGATAATTCAGAAAATTCGAGTCTACACAATTCTACTAGCAATACAATCAAAGAGTCTGATACTTCACAAGTACATGATGTCTCAACTATAGACAACAATGGGATACTGAGACCGCCAGCAAGATTACCGGTGGCATTCAGCagaagtgaagaaaaagttaATATGTTGACTCCACAGCTTACAGTTACAGAGGCgaatgaagaagaggaaggaaaagaagggaAAGCAATTACGCAGTTGTTGGAATTCGATCAGctaaattttcaaatggcTAATGGACAGtctttcccattttttgacgaaatggaaatcaaatttAAACCAACTTACAAATACGATAAAGGGACGGACACATTTGATTCTTCCGAAAAACAGCGTGTTCCTTCATGGACAGATAGAATCTTATCATTtacaaaaaacaaacgaGTGACCACTCTAGAGCAACTAAGATACAATAGTATACCCCAATATGTATTCAGTGACCATAAACCTGTCTATGCTATCTTTAGTACTCGCCTAGAGATTGTTGATGAGGTAATTAAATCCaaggttgaaaaagaaTTATATGATATTACAAAGCAGAAATTCTATGCCAATGATAAAAATGGCAGTGTTTTATCACCATCTTTCATAAATTCGTTGTATGCAGAGTCTAAGTACTCAACGACCAAGCAGGGATTGCCACCGCCATCAACTAAAGCATTAAGATGGTGGATTAATAACAGCGACAGTTCCAATACAGCTAAAGttaaaatcaacttctccGAACT carries:
- a CDS encoding uncharacterized protein (PKUD0C01100; similar to Saccharomyces cerevisiae YIL002C (INP51); ancestral locus Anc_7.142), yielding MPWCSKENLSVVVNIFLQHYEVIKKNLLLIKLLFLALWFINAYIKPSSFSDVRFLFSLENSSQHLGEVTQISMDVYFNDQSHTMVIVSNNYALVLIDNMNFENYPAISSSSQSSSNIPKCIIEFIPKEAVPLQSFRKIQSGVHGCLGLVCLKNVMYVGFISGRRKLGPIIPDVYVNQLISTVFINFQGEVSSLYSQSAHGQLTLYQSDEGYENTEASPLTSRITSIMKLLQTGTFYYSNDTDLAVKAQDWGIVNKKGYTYTTINNLIDDYAGRFVWNSNLINELSIFRRRLSNEEQIAFDEGRFCTTLIRGYVDRQNFGENGDKWMTIISRQDSRKEGHIFGPSCMDDDGNVSNFAETEVMVYTGEYLVSFIILKGNVPLFWKLDSHLISTKIEFPRSLDGTKHAFNRFFETLCLEYNMIYVLDALSTKGSQPELSSRFMSAITELQHERKDLLVTYKKLEHIGSLSSRLKGKNEYLGLLLQDTHIHEALDDYSAFRFSLLDWNVTDTQSGVFLISTLDSNERSNVIECKISEMILEKMFGSGFNAEILLKHNALWEANGNALRKLSDSYNNSIKTKNKTGGIMGKMAEQGLKYAGHGKKYVSNAGNSHLSSSSGNKMGKQDQFDKLLGRKSKEIQVELIDPIHDYVLHGLAERRKEFTSFKDLRIYALTYNINGVLYNGDLTDLVFPEKETYDEYDLIAIALEEVIELSPKKTLTIDMRTRTFWEKRFKETLNSQKNGKDYTLLRGEQLGGVLLLIYASTSTIDNIKNVETSVKKTGFKGISANKGGVAITFTFSTHSRLCFVASHLAAGQSNSKERHHDYKTLANGLTFKKCRSIRDADILIWMGDLNYRVSLPNSTVRKLLGYQAPSFPMKNRSSESISSYESYYSSLEEEEDDKEEEDESFIGDITAGLLGHDKLVQSEETKMEAENEARLKDEIFERERDANMINKELENNSSSGCHIIVDNSENSSLHNSTSNTIKESDTSQVHDVSTIDNNGILRPPARLPVAFSRSEEKVNMLTPQLTVTEANEEEEGKEGKAITQLLEFDQLNFQMANGQSFPFFDEMEIKFKPTYKYDKGTDTFDSSEKQRVPSWTDRILSFTKNKRVTTLEQLRYNSIPQYVFSDHKPVYAIFSTRLEIVDEVIKSKVEKELYDITKQKFYANDKNGSVLSPSFINSLYAESKYSTTKQGLPPPSTKALRWWINNSDSSNTAKVKINFSELDSGEYLINPNLPKNPFLITDEEWFIKAD